A stretch of the Leptotrichia sp. oral taxon 223 genome encodes the following:
- a CDS encoding DUF3644 domain-containing protein — protein MEEKVIDFVSKLIEKSTEAFIMELEIYNKPTIKYRVEGFSFFICNAWELMLKAKLLKDGKSIYYKGTGRTISLESAIQKIYTDKNKKYHI, from the coding sequence ATGGAAGAAAAAGTTATTGATTTTGTAAGTAAATTAATTGAAAAATCAACTGAAGCATTTATAATGGAGTTGGAAATTTATAATAAACCAACAATAAAATATAGGGTAGAAGGATTTAGTTTTTTTATTTGTAATGCTTGGGAACTGATGTTAAAAGCTAAGTTGTTAAAAGATGGAAAAAGTATTTATTATAAGGGTACAGGCAGAACTATTTCATTGGAATCGGCTATACAAAAGATATATACAGATAAAAACAAAAAATATCATATTTAA